In Brevinematales bacterium, one genomic interval encodes:
- a CDS encoding PQQ-like beta-propeller repeat protein — protein MKKWGKISVLCMVAGTLAYCTPVVDPASKILTEIGSVPAGSSGYVESFGKPIVYNNRLYFYGKDSTSAKVFATDGSTVLNVPAGVSDYTLNFDNPIVYNSRLYFQGFNNTDSIIFEIDGSQIKNVSAGTSGYLTWFSSPILYNSKLYFQGRNSTEYQVYCFDGTAIQNISVGTSDYVKNFANPVIFNSKLYFQGNNGSIEKIYEYDGVQIKKISVGVSDYSNSFSNPIIYDSKLYFQGNNGSKSLMYEFNGTAIKNVSEGSSDYYALFSGPIVYGSKIYFGANDIVNVKIYSYDGVSINNIQPGTTEYRYIFAVPIVFSSKLYFRGTCSNGNFMLQYDGTVLKNVSVGSSDYINDFSTPIIYNDRLYFNGFDGSFQRCFVFDGSAIGNIQVGTTDYLSGFSVPVVYNSKIYFLGNNGSVSKIYVLK, from the coding sequence ATGAAGAAATGGGGAAAAATATCCGTACTTTGCATGGTCGCCGGAACACTCGCATACTGTACGCCGGTGGTCGATCCGGCGTCGAAAATACTGACCGAGATCGGGAGCGTGCCGGCGGGAAGTTCCGGTTATGTGGAATCCTTCGGTAAACCCATCGTTTATAATAACAGGCTCTATTTTTACGGGAAGGACAGTACGAGCGCAAAAGTATTCGCTACCGACGGCAGTACGGTTCTCAATGTACCCGCCGGCGTCTCGGATTATACGCTCAACTTCGATAACCCGATCGTCTACAATTCCAGGCTCTATTTCCAGGGTTTTAACAATACCGACAGTATCATCTTTGAAATCGACGGTTCCCAGATAAAAAATGTTTCCGCCGGGACATCCGGCTATCTGACATGGTTCTCCTCGCCTATCCTCTATAACTCGAAACTCTACTTTCAGGGAAGAAACTCGACGGAGTATCAGGTTTATTGCTTCGACGGAACCGCCATCCAAAATATTTCCGTCGGAACATCGGACTATGTAAAAAACTTCGCAAATCCGGTTATTTTCAATTCCAAGCTGTATTTTCAGGGAAATAACGGGTCTATAGAAAAAATCTATGAGTACGACGGCGTACAGATCAAGAAAATCTCGGTAGGCGTATCGGACTATTCCAATTCGTTCAGCAATCCCATTATTTATGACTCGAAGCTCTATTTTCAGGGAAATAACGGCTCGAAGTCGCTGATGTACGAGTTTAACGGTACGGCGATCAAGAATGTTTCGGAAGGGAGTTCCGATTACTATGCGCTATTCAGCGGCCCGATTGTCTACGGTTCCAAGATTTATTTCGGCGCAAACGATATTGTCAACGTGAAGATTTATTCCTACGACGGCGTCAGTATTAATAATATTCAGCCCGGAACGACGGAATACCGGTATATTTTCGCAGTCCCCATCGTTTTCAGCTCGAAACTCTACTTCCGGGGAACATGCAGTAACGGTAATTTCATGCTACAGTATGACGGAACCGTGTTAAAGAACGTCTCCGTGGGATCGTCTGACTATATAAACGATTTTTCCACCCCCATTATCTATAACGACCGTCTTTACTTTAACGGTTTTGACGGGTCGTTCCAGAGGTGCTTTGTTTTCGACGGCAGTGCGATAGGAAATATCCAAGTCGGAACTACGGACTACCTCAGCGGGTTCAGCGTTCCTGTTGTCTATAACTCGAAAATATATTTTCTGGGAAATAACGGGTCGGTCAGTAAAATATATGTTCTGAAATAA
- a CDS encoding DUF2283 domain-containing protein — protein sequence MKLNYYSDTDSLYIDLDENRASVETREIESGVMLDFDADGKLVGIDIDHASKVANLARIESVGILK from the coding sequence ATGAAACTAAATTATTATAGCGATACCGATTCGTTATATATCGACCTTGATGAAAACCGGGCGAGTGTAGAAACACGTGAGATAGAATCCGGCGTGATGCTCGACTTCGATGCCGACGGGAAACTGGTCGGGATCGATATCGACCATGCGAGTAAGGTCGCCAATCTTGCGAGAATCGAAAGTGTAGGGATTCTTAAATAA